The following DNA comes from Acidicapsa ligni.
TTGACGTTTATGTGCGCCGCATTCGTGAAAAGATTGAGGTCGATGCCGAGAATCCACGCTATCTGAAAACGGTGCGCGGAGCTGGCTACCGCTTTGAGATTCCCAAGGGAGAGTAATCTCCGGAACGGATTTCTCCCGTGACCCGCAAGGTTTTTTACAAACTGCTCGCTGTATTCGCCCTTCTGCTGGTTTTCCACGCTGCGGTAATGGAGATGTTCTTCCGTCGCATCGTGGTGAATTCAGCAGGAGGTTCGTTGCATGTGCTGGGGCGCGAGGCATTGCTGTCCGGCGTAGCCGCGATCCTAGTGGCGCTTCCTTTGGCTGCGTGGTTTTCCCTGAATATCTCGCAACGTTTGCGCCGCATGGTAGGCTTTGCCCACCGTATTGCAGAAGGCGATCTCGATGCCCGTCTCGACGACGGCTATCGTGATGAAATCTCAGCCATGGCCGAGGCGCTTAACACCACTGCTGCCCGGTTGCAGCAGAGCTTCGCCGAGTTGGAGAGCCGCCGCAGCGAACTGGCGGCCTTACTGGATTCCATGCAGGAAGCAGTCGTTGCCATTACCCGCGAGGGCAACGTGAGCTGGTCCAACGCCGTCATGCAGCGGTTGACGGGCTCGCCGATTCGCGAGGGCCGTGCGCTTGTGCATTCCGTTCGCGATCCCGACGTGCTGGCCTGCGCCGAGGGAGCGTTGCGTCATCGCGAGCTTCGCCTGGGACGCGCCAATTCGCTGGTGCATGGGCGCATCTTCGAGATCAATGCCGCTCCTACACCGGGCGGAGGCGCCGTGGTCGTTCTCCATGACGTCACCAGCGTGGAGGCGGCGGAAAAATCCAGGCGCGATTTTATCGCCAATGTGAGCCACGAACTACGCACGCCTCTCACCTCCATCTCTGGCTATGTTGAGACGTTGCTTGAAGATCCCGACCCGCGTCCTGAAACCACGCGCGAGTTCCTGCAGATCATTCTCAAGAACTCCAATCGGATGAATCGCCTCACCGAGGATCTGCTGGAATTAGCCGGTGTTGAGAGCCCGGACTACAAGCTCATTCCTCAACCCATCCGTGCCTCTGCCCTCGTTGAGGATGCCATCGAGTCGCTCGCCGGCCTGGTGGTTGAATCGGGCATTGCCCTGGAGAGCGGCAGTGCGCCCGCGGATGTTGTCATGGCCGATCCCGATGCCATGACCCAGGTCTTCGGCAATCTGATTGAAAATGCCATGAAGTACGGCAAATCCGGAGGCCGTGTGCGTGTCTTTGCGCAGTCTCTGGCCACTCAAAACGTGGTTGAATTTGTCGTCCAGGATTTCGGCCCGGGAATGGCCTACGAGCACCTCAACCGAATCTTCGAGCGCTTTTACCGCATCGACAAGGCGCGTTCGCGAGACTCCGGCGGAACCGGGCTTGGGCTGGCGATTGTGAAGCATATTGTGCAGGCCCACGGCGGACGCATCTGGGCAGAGAGTGAACTGGGACGTGGAGCGGCCTTCCACTTTACGCTCCCAATCCTTACTCCGGCCGTGCCTGTTTCGGCCATCGTACCGGCTTCCATTGAGTCAACGCCCGTCCGAAAAGACGAGAAGATTTAGGTTGGCAGGCAGGAAATTCCGTAGCATTGAGACGATGAATCATGCGACATTCAAGTGTCCTTAACATTCGTAAGGCAGAATCGGTTTTAATAAGTTCGACATCAAGGAGCTGAAAGTGAAGAAGACCTCGATCATGATTGCCGGATTGACGGCTGGCCTGTTGTTGGCAGCGTCCGGCATTGCACAGGCGCAAAAGCTCACCGGTGCTGGTGCCACGTTCCCCTATCCCATCTACGCCAAGTGGTTTAGCGAGTACAGCGCGGCGCATCCGGGCGTTGAAATCAACTATCAGTCGATCGGTTCCGGCGGAGGTATTCGCCAGGTGACGGCTGGGCTGGTGGATTTCGGTGCAACCGATGGTCCAATGACAGACGAGCAGATTGCCAGCTCCAAGATCAAACTGGTTCACATTCCTACCGTCCTCGGTGCAGTCGTTCCGATCTTCAACGTGAGCGGCGTCGGCGACCTCAAGTTTTCTCCGGATGTTCTGGCTGACATCTTCCTCGGTAAGATCACCACCTGGAACGACGGACGTATCGCCAAGGACAACCCGGGAGTAAACCTGCCCAGCGAGACGATCAATGTTGTGCATCGTTCCGATGGCAGCGGCACCAGCTACATCTTCACGGATTACCTGAGCAAGGTCAGCAAGGATTGGGCCAATGGCCCCGGCAAGGGCACGGCTCTCAACTGGCCCAAGGGCATCGGCGGCAAGGGCAACGAGGGTGTTGCCGGTCTGGTTCGCCAGCTTCCTGGAGCCATCGGTTACGTTGAGCTGATCTACGCCATGCAGAATCACATTTCCTTCGGAGCAGTGAAGAACCCTGCAGGAAACTGGGTCAAGGGATCGATCGCAGGCGTGACCGAAGCTGCATCGAGCGTCAAGCAGATTCCGGCAGACTACCGCGTGTCGATTACCAATGCTCCCGGTGCGCAGGCCTATCCAATCTCCAGCTTTACCTGGCTCCTGGTGCCCGTAAAGGCGCAGGACGCTGCTAAGGGTAAAGTTATCAAGGACTTCCTGAACTGGATGCTGACCGCGGGCGAAAATGAAGTTTCCGCTCTCTACTACGCTCCTTTGCCAAAGGAACTGGTCGCGAAGGAACACGTCACCGTCAATAATCTCCAGTAAACTGGTTTCGATGACGAAAACAAGGCCCGGGAGCAAATTCCCGGGCCTTGCCGTTGATTCTCGTCATAGTTACCGGCAAGTTACTACAAGCCAGTGTGTATGCACTTGATTTCGTAGCCCGTTAACATTCTGTTCATATTCCGTCGTTAGCCTCAAAGAGGTGACTGTACCCTTGTCAGAGATTCGCATACCCAAGCTAGAAGTTGCTGCCACGCCTCAATCGGAACCTTCCGGTGTGGGTTCGGGCAATCCTGCTTCTGTCGGCACAGGACCCGAGGCAGTTCGCGCCAGCACATCGATCTCCGAGGTGAGGCGCTTCCTGCTTGCGCGTGGCAACTCAGCCTTCGCCGACCGACTGTTCGGCGGAACGATGATGGCCTGCGCCATGAGCATTTTCGGCATCGTTCTGTTGATCGCGACAGAACTGGTGATGCGGTCGCAGTTGAGCTGGCACAAATTCGGGTTCGCTTTCTTCTACAAATTCAACGTCGATCCGGACACTCATTTACCCGTCTTCTGGGATCCGGTCAGCGGTACTTTCTACGCGCTGCCGTTTCTCTACGGCACGTTGGTTTCGTCCCTGTTAGCGCTTTTGATCGCCGTCCCGCTGGCGATCGGCGTGGCCATTTTTTTGACGGAAATGTGCCCCAAGTTTCTGCGCGGACCACTCGGTTTTGTGACCGAACTGCTCGCCGCTATCCCGAGCGTGGTTTACGGTCTGTGGGCAGTCTTTGTCCTGGTGCCGCTGCTTCGCGAACATGTAAATCCAGTCTTCATTGCCATCTTCAACAATTCAGTAGTGGTCAAGTTGTTCGGATGGACCGGGATTGTCGGCGACAAGGGCTTTTTCGGCGGTTCGAACTACGGCTTGGGCATGATGGCTGCGGGAGTGATTCTCGCCGTCATGATTCTGCCGATCATCTCCTCGCTCACCCGCGAAGTAATGAACGCGGTTCCTAACAGCCAGCGGGAAGCAGTCCTCGCTCTCGGCGCAACACGCTGGGAGATGATTCGCACCGGTGTGTTGCGTAACGCGCGCATCGGCATCGTAGGTTCAGTCATCCTCGGCCTGGGCCGGGCGTTGGGTGAAACGATGGCCGTGGCAATGGTTATCGGCAATCGCCCTGAGATTTCCAAGTCGCTCCTGTCGCTTGGTTATTCCATGGCCTCAGTGATCGCCAATGAGTTCAGCGAAGCCTCCGATAATCTCTACCTGAGTGCGCTGATTGAGATTGGTCTCGCCTTGTTTATCGTCACCATCATCGTGAACGCACTGGCCCGCGTACTCGTGTGGGCCGTCACTCGCGGCACGCCTGCGCGGGTGCAGTAGGAGACGGCGCATGAGACAACGGATGAACCAAAATCGCGCCCGCTCCGCCATGCGCACAGGTGTAGATCACATGGCGACCGGCCTCGCGATCTTAGCCACGATCCTGGTGATCGCCCCACTGATCGCCATCTTTGTTTATCTAATCTACAAGGGCGCAAGCTCGCTGAACCTGGCCTTCTTTACGCAGATTCCCAAGCCGGTCGGCGAGGCTGGCGGCGGTATGGCCAATGCAATCGTCGGCTCAGGAGTGCTGCTCGCTGTTGCCAGCCTGATCGGTGTACCCATCGGCATCGGCGGCGGCATTTATCTCGCCGAGTTTGGCCGGGGAACAAAGCTGGCCAATGCCGTTCGTTTCACGGCTGACGTATTGAACGGCGTGCCTTCCATCGTGATGGGCATTGCAGTCTACTCGCTGATTGTGATTCCGCAGGGACATTTTTCTGCCTTTTCCGGCGGCGTCGGTCTGGGCATTATGATGATTCCCACCGTGACGCGTACCACCGAAGAAATGCTGCTGATGGTGCCCAACGCCGTTCGCGAAGCAGCGCTCGGGCTGGGTGTTCCCAACTGGCGTTCGGTGCTTTCGATCACGCTCAAAACGGCATCGCCCGGAGTGATTACCGGCTGCATGCTGGCCTTTGCTCGCGTTGCCGGTGAGACTGCTCCGCTGATCTTCACTGCATTCGGCAATCAATTCTGGAGTGCCAGTCTTAACCAGCCAATCGCCGCGCTGCCATTGCAGATTTACATCTATGCCATCTCTCCCTATGACGAGTGGCATCGCCTTGCATGGGCCGGCGCGCTGGTTCTGATCATCTTGATTGTTTTGGCTGTTTCGCTTGTACGTTACGTCGCCAGCCGCGGCATTTTGAAAGGGGCAAGCTAGTGGGAGTCGGGATCGAGGTCACCAACCTGAACGCGTGGTATGGTGCCAATCACACGCTGCAAGACATCAATCTGCCCATTCCGGCGAACCACGCCACCGCACTTATCGGACCCTCCGGTTGCGGCAAGTCAACCTTCGTACGTTGCCTCAATCGTATGCATGAGACCAATCCGATTGCACGCGTGACGGGCTCCGTGCGCATCGGTGAAGTCGATATTTATGCCGATGCATCGCCGGTTGAGATTCGCCGTCGTGTCGGCATGGTCTTCCAGCGCCCCAATCCTTTCCCGACGATGTCCATCTATGACAATGTCTGCAGCGGATTGAAGCTCAACGGCTACAACAATCGCAAGACGCTCGATGAAATCGTGGAGCGTTCGTTGCGCGATGCCGCGCTGTGGGATGAGGTCAAGGACGATCTGAAGAAGAAGTCCGGCGCCAGTCTATCCGGTGGTCAGCAGCAGCGTATGTGTATTGCGCGCGCACTGGCCGTCGATCCTGAAGTGCTGCTGATGGACGAGCCCGCCTCGGCGCTCGATCCCGTATCCACTTCAAAAATCGAAGATCTAATCTTTCAATTGAAATCGCAATATACAATCGTCATCGTTACCCATAATATGCAGCAGGCCGCACGTGTGGCTGAGAAAACCGGCTTCTTCCTCAACGGTCGTATGGTGGAGTTCGATTCAACCCACAAGATCTTCACCAATCCCAGTGACAAGCGGACCGAAGATTACATCACAGGAAGGTTTGGTTGAGACGATGACACGTATTCGGTTTCAGCGTAGTCTCGATGATCTGAAAGAAAAGTTGCTCGTTATGGCAGGGCTCGCAGAGCAGGCCATTCAGCGCGCCACCGAGGCATATCGCACTCGCGATCTCTCGATCTGCGATCTGGTCAGCCGCAGCGAAATGGCTATCAATCGGCTCGAACGCGAGATCGATCAGTCTGCCCTTGACCTGCTCGCAATGGAGCAGCCCATGGCCATCGACCTGCGCTTCATTCTTGCGGTGATCAAGATCAATGCCGATCTGGAGCGCGTAGGCGATGGAGCCAAGAGCATCAGCGATCGCGTACGCACCATGGACTCGATGGCTATTGCCGATCTGCCCGTCGATATTCCGCGCATGGCTTCGCTGGCCGCGGACATGGTTCGCAGGTCGCTACAGTCGTTCATCGAGGCAGACCCCGAAATGGCGAACTCGGTGCTGAGCATGGATGATGCCGTTGACAGCATGAACCGGGCTGCTCACCTGATGCTTGGCCAGGTCATGGCAACCGAGTGCCACCTTGCTCCGCAGGCACTGCATGCGTTGATGGTTTGCCGCGCGCTGGAACGCGTCGCGGATCACGCGACCAACATCGCCGAAGACGTAATCTTCTGGGTGCGTGGCGCGGATGTTCGCCACAAGGGCAGCCTGGAGACAAACGCAACGGCCGATCCGAATAACCTGCTGACTTAAGCCTCACAAGAGCGGGCGACGATCTCCAAACAGGGAACAACATAAAACAAGCAACAATACAAAGGGCAGGCTCCGATTCGGAGTCTGCCCTCTGTATTGTTGCCCTATGCGAACTGCTACTGAATCACGAGGGTGAAGGTTGTCGTTGCGTTGATGGATGCAGTGCTTGAATCCTGCCCCGAGAGAGTCATCGTGTAACTTCCCTTGGCTGGGTTGGGAATGGTGTTGGAGTTACTGCCGCCACAAGCGGAGAT
Coding sequences within:
- a CDS encoding sensor histidine kinase, coding for MTRKVFYKLLAVFALLLVFHAAVMEMFFRRIVVNSAGGSLHVLGREALLSGVAAILVALPLAAWFSLNISQRLRRMVGFAHRIAEGDLDARLDDGYRDEISAMAEALNTTAARLQQSFAELESRRSELAALLDSMQEAVVAITREGNVSWSNAVMQRLTGSPIREGRALVHSVRDPDVLACAEGALRHRELRLGRANSLVHGRIFEINAAPTPGGGAVVVLHDVTSVEAAEKSRRDFIANVSHELRTPLTSISGYVETLLEDPDPRPETTREFLQIILKNSNRMNRLTEDLLELAGVESPDYKLIPQPIRASALVEDAIESLAGLVVESGIALESGSAPADVVMADPDAMTQVFGNLIENAMKYGKSGGRVRVFAQSLATQNVVEFVVQDFGPGMAYEHLNRIFERFYRIDKARSRDSGGTGLGLAIVKHIVQAHGGRIWAESELGRGAAFHFTLPILTPAVPVSAIVPASIESTPVRKDEKI
- the pstS gene encoding phosphate ABC transporter substrate-binding protein PstS; translated protein: MKKTSIMIAGLTAGLLLAASGIAQAQKLTGAGATFPYPIYAKWFSEYSAAHPGVEINYQSIGSGGGIRQVTAGLVDFGATDGPMTDEQIASSKIKLVHIPTVLGAVVPIFNVSGVGDLKFSPDVLADIFLGKITTWNDGRIAKDNPGVNLPSETINVVHRSDGSGTSYIFTDYLSKVSKDWANGPGKGTALNWPKGIGGKGNEGVAGLVRQLPGAIGYVELIYAMQNHISFGAVKNPAGNWVKGSIAGVTEAASSVKQIPADYRVSITNAPGAQAYPISSFTWLLVPVKAQDAAKGKVIKDFLNWMLTAGENEVSALYYAPLPKELVAKEHVTVNNLQ
- the pstC gene encoding phosphate ABC transporter permease subunit PstC translates to MSEIRIPKLEVAATPQSEPSGVGSGNPASVGTGPEAVRASTSISEVRRFLLARGNSAFADRLFGGTMMACAMSIFGIVLLIATELVMRSQLSWHKFGFAFFYKFNVDPDTHLPVFWDPVSGTFYALPFLYGTLVSSLLALLIAVPLAIGVAIFLTEMCPKFLRGPLGFVTELLAAIPSVVYGLWAVFVLVPLLREHVNPVFIAIFNNSVVVKLFGWTGIVGDKGFFGGSNYGLGMMAAGVILAVMILPIISSLTREVMNAVPNSQREAVLALGATRWEMIRTGVLRNARIGIVGSVILGLGRALGETMAVAMVIGNRPEISKSLLSLGYSMASVIANEFSEASDNLYLSALIEIGLALFIVTIIVNALARVLVWAVTRGTPARVQ
- the pstA gene encoding phosphate ABC transporter permease PstA produces the protein MRQRMNQNRARSAMRTGVDHMATGLAILATILVIAPLIAIFVYLIYKGASSLNLAFFTQIPKPVGEAGGGMANAIVGSGVLLAVASLIGVPIGIGGGIYLAEFGRGTKLANAVRFTADVLNGVPSIVMGIAVYSLIVIPQGHFSAFSGGVGLGIMMIPTVTRTTEEMLLMVPNAVREAALGLGVPNWRSVLSITLKTASPGVITGCMLAFARVAGETAPLIFTAFGNQFWSASLNQPIAALPLQIYIYAISPYDEWHRLAWAGALVLIILIVLAVSLVRYVASRGILKGAS
- the pstB gene encoding phosphate ABC transporter ATP-binding protein PstB is translated as MGVGIEVTNLNAWYGANHTLQDINLPIPANHATALIGPSGCGKSTFVRCLNRMHETNPIARVTGSVRIGEVDIYADASPVEIRRRVGMVFQRPNPFPTMSIYDNVCSGLKLNGYNNRKTLDEIVERSLRDAALWDEVKDDLKKKSGASLSGGQQQRMCIARALAVDPEVLLMDEPASALDPVSTSKIEDLIFQLKSQYTIVIVTHNMQQAARVAEKTGFFLNGRMVEFDSTHKIFTNPSDKRTEDYITGRFG
- the phoU gene encoding phosphate signaling complex protein PhoU — protein: MTRIRFQRSLDDLKEKLLVMAGLAEQAIQRATEAYRTRDLSICDLVSRSEMAINRLEREIDQSALDLLAMEQPMAIDLRFILAVIKINADLERVGDGAKSISDRVRTMDSMAIADLPVDIPRMASLAADMVRRSLQSFIEADPEMANSVLSMDDAVDSMNRAAHLMLGQVMATECHLAPQALHALMVCRALERVADHATNIAEDVIFWVRGADVRHKGSLETNATADPNNLLT